Below is a genomic region from Miscanthus floridulus cultivar M001 chromosome 1, ASM1932011v1, whole genome shotgun sequence.
TATTGATCTTCCAATGAACAAGCAAAAGCACAATAATCCCAGTAACAAATACAACGACAGAGATAATCAATGCATATAGAATCCCACGCTTCAAGCCGTGTCTGCCCTCATCTGATTTGTCAGAGCCATTTGGTGATTCGGAGCGAGGAAGAACAAGTAATTCATTCCCTGGATGGAAAGATGAATCTGGGAATTTCAACAAATTACTTGGAACAGAGCCAGACAGGTTGTTGTAGGAAACATTAAATTCGACCAGATCATCAGGGAGGCCATCAGGTATGCTACCATTGAAATTGTTGCTTGATAAGtcaatgaataacaaattcttcaGTTTGGTGATTGCTCTTGGGATTTGGCCAGTAAAGTTGTTCTGACGAAGGTTCAGCAATGTCAATGCACTCAAATCACCAATGCCCACTGGCAGCCAGCCATTCAAAAAATTGCTTGAAAGATCAACATATGAGAGGTTTGAAGTTTGCACAGGAAGAATAGACAAGTCTATAGAAGTCGAGTTCTTGGTATCAGAATTTCGAAGGGGGAGAGTCCCTGCAAAACTGTTGCCTGAAAGATTTAGAAAAGTCAGCTTAACCGCTGTAAACAGACTTCCAGGCAAAGGTCCATGCAGCTCATTAAGACTGAGGTCAATGGAAATCAGCTCTGGATAGGTTCCAAGAACAATTGGCAGTTGTCCTGATAGCAAGTTGTTGGAAATCCTCAAAGATGTCAGCCTCAAAAACTGGGTTGTCTCATTTGGCCAACTTCCTGTTAATCTGTTTGAGCTCAGATCAACCATCTGGAGATAATTTCCCCATGTTCGGGCAACTGATAAGTTCCCATACAACATGTTTCCACTCAGATCAACTACTGAACAGCTTCCAAAAGTGATCGGTAAAGTTCCCTGAAGACTATTGTGTGACAAGTTTAAGTACTTCAAGTTTGTTGATGTCACACGTCTAATTGGACCTGTGTAAGAAAAAAAGGGGACACAGTAAATAAAGGCAACCAGCATTATGATTGTTAaatgctatacattttataaatgATTGAAAACATAGCATGCATGCCAGTGCCAAAGTTAGACAAGAAATGTTTTAGGAATTTAAATAAAAAGTTATCATTTAAACGAAAAAGATTTACGAATCTCACAAACTATCTTATTGAAACTTGCAATCAACACCTCCAAAAAAATGCAAACAACAAGGTACCACAGGGAAAATGTTGTCAAGAACTTAAATTTCTACTGCCCATTTTCCTAACTAATTTATTATGATATAGCTGGGAATGGCCAAACTTGATCAGCAAATATATTCTCTTTCGATGTCATTGATctaaagaggaggaggaggaggagtataaAATGTGAGACAACTAGCTGAAAAACATAGCTTTAGCTGTGCACACTGGAAGTCTCAAAATTGAACAATCACTAATAGCAAATGTATCTTTGGAGTATAATGGCAATTAGTATACCAGTAGTCAGTAAACTAGAGTTAGAAACTTTCATGGTGACTTCAGAAGAAGGAAATGAGCAATTTCCCTTCATGTGTAATAGGTGCTTCAGCTGATCCATTTTGAGACTTCCAGTGTGCACACTTCTTGTATGCTTTAAAATTGTATATTGTTTAGTCGCAAAACAAAAGTATACTGCCTATGGAAAAAAGAAGATGGTGGCAGGTCAATGATTTAACATCAATCCTTTACATGTGTCTCATTATAATATGCTGGTTTAAGCATTAGGAAAATGTTATGGGGAAAGAAACATGCATAAGAGCGAGCTGAATGCAATGTTTAAGATAAGCATGACTAAGAGTAGGAAAATTATCTGACCTGTAAGTTGGTTGCAACTAAGGTCAAGTTCAGTCAGCACCATAGAGGTCTCCCTAAAGAATGCTTCTGGGATAGAGCCAGAAAAATTATTGTTCTGCAGGCGCAGCACCTTGAGGGAGATCACAAAACTGAACCGCGGGATACTGCCACTGAGCATATTGAAACTCGCATCAAAAACCTCAAGGCTGTCGAACAAAGGCATCGGAACACTGTCAAACAATGTCCCTGACAGCACATTGTGGCTAACATTCAAGTACTGAAGCGTGCTAACCACAGATGAGTTGTCAGAGATCGATGCCAAGGACCCCGAGAACTGGTTACAGCTTAAATCAACATGGACTGGGCTCTGCAGCTGCGCGAATACATCGTCCAGTTTACCAGTAAAGCCATTgccatgaaggtccaagtacttCAATTTCCTCAAATTCCGGAAACCCAACGGCAATGCGCCACGGAAACCATTGGAAGAGAGAATGAGATAGCCCAGACCTGTCAGCTTAGTCAACTCAGACGGAATTGGACCGGAGAACCTGTTGCCAGACAGATCCAGCAACTGCAACGACGCCATCGACCCCAGCTCACCCGGCAAGAACCCTTCTAGCTTGTTGTCTGACAGGGACAAGTTCCTGAGCATGGGCATCCTCGCGAGCACCGACAAGCTAGCATTCCCCACGAGACCAATACCGTCGAACGCAATGGAAAGAATCTGGCCGCCGCTGCACTGCACGCCGTGCCAGTCGACGGGGCAGCCGTCGGAGTCCAGCGCGCTGGTGGGGTTCCAGGGAACGGCCCGGCGGCGGGATGGGTCTTGCCGGAGGCCTCGACCGAACTCCAGCAGTGCCTCCATGTCTGAACCAGACCCCGCCGAGGCAGCGAAACACACGGCCCAGATCGAGAGCCACAATATGACGAGCCGCATTGCAAGACGCTTCTTTGCAGCCAGGTTACTGAAGCAATGCTCATGCAAATGAGATGAATTTTTCGGAATACGGAGCTCGAGATGAAAAAGGAAGCAGGGTAGGGTTTAAGCCCCTTGGAACCGAGAAAGGGGATTGAGGATATAAGGTTTGAGGATTTTCAGTGTGAAAGCAGCGAAATCAGCAAGGACGGAGCCAAGAACCGAGACATGAAGAAACGAACACCGCTGAAGATGTGAGCAGGCCAAGCTCGAATTTTGTCATCCAAGAAAAGAAATGGCATTGTGCTGGTTGCTTCGTCCAAGCAAGCTAAGCTAGGATTACTGACCAACGACACGACGAGATGACCTTGACGGATCTCCACTCCACCGCGACTAGACCGAGAGAGGAGCTGTGGCCGTCGGGTGGAAGGATTCGGCAGCGGCGACGCGTTAGAGCTTCCCCGTGTCAGTGCTGGAGCGAATGCGCTCCACGGAGCAAGAGGGGAGTGCAGGCTGCTCCATCTGAGGGTACGATGAGGAGCGGCGGCAATGGCGTGCGTGGAGACTGGAGAGAGTGGGTGAGACTGAGAGTGGGTGGAGTAGTGGGAGTGTGGGACTAGCACCGCACCGGTGCGAGCCTGCGAGGCCACCGCGCTGCTGCTactgtccgagtggaatccagggAGAGGGAGGTAGAggtaggaggaggagaagagaagGGAGTGAGGTGTCGGTATGGAGAAGGAGCAGCTGGAAAGGATCCAGTGACCGCATTTCTTTTACACATGATTCGAGGCACCCCCTTCCCTGGCACTGTCAACCAAAAAGCGTGACCGTGCAGAAAAGGTTTGCGGATTATTTTTGGGAGATCATCAGAAAACAGAAATTAAAAACGAGATTGCAGTGTGTGCGCGCGTGGCTTTACTTCGCAAAGGTACCTTTTGCACACGATCGTACTACTCTCACCCGAGACAACAGTAGTTTGTGTAGGCACTACCACTAAAAAGAAATATTCCTCATTCTCCTCTTTCCCGCTAGCAGGACTGTAGGAGTAGTCCAGTGCTTTCAACTTTCGTCGTGCTGGTCTGGGTCCTATGATTTGATGTTGCTGGTGATGAACTGTTGAGCGTGTGAAGCGTCGTACTCATATCGCCATGATTTGAGGCGAGACGACGAGGGAGGCGGCCATGGAGTGCTTTTAATCCCCTTTTCCTCCCCCGTTGCATTTGCAGGCCCAGACGTCAGCTGCGGTGACACTGCCACCGAACATGCGCTGGGCTGAGACTGAGACGCGGGTCGGAGGGGAGGACCGTGGCGGCCTCTGGGACTGGGACTCTGGGAGGCAGGCGACGGTTGCCGGCG
It encodes:
- the LOC136500034 gene encoding probable inactive receptor kinase At5g10020 encodes the protein MRLVILWLSIWAVCFAASAGSGSDMEALLEFGRGLRQDPSRRRAVPWNPTSALDSDGCPVDWHGVQCSGGQILSIAFDGIGLVGNASLSVLARMPMLRNLSLSDNKLEGFLPGELGSMASLQLLDLSGNRFSGPIPSELTKLTGLGYLILSSNGFRGALPLGFRNLRKLKYLDLHGNGFTGKLDDVFAQLQSPVHVDLSCNQFSGSLASISDNSSVVSTLQYLNVSHNVLSGTLFDSVPMPLFDSLEVFDASFNMLSGSIPRFSFVISLKVLRLQNNNFSGSIPEAFFRETSMVLTELDLSCNQLTGPIRRVTSTNLKYLNLSHNSLQGTLPITFGSCSVVDLSGNMLYGNLSVARTWGNYLQMVDLSSNRLTGSWPNETTQFLRLTSLRISNNLLSGQLPIVLGTYPELISIDLSLNELHGPLPGSLFTAVKLTFLNLSGNSFAGTLPLRNSDTKNSTSIDLSILPVQTSNLSYVDLSSNFLNGWLPVGIGDLSALTLLNLRQNNFTGQIPRAITKLKNLLFIDLSSNNFNGSIPDGLPDDLVEFNVSYNNLSGSVPSNLLKFPDSSFHPGNELLVLPRSESPNGSDKSDEGRHGLKRGILYALIISVVVFVTGIIVLLLVHWKINSWKSSDKGTGQGKQHVTQGQSAQSQRSAETSTSGVQDVTLGSSPSAEYGAVPLPGKERQHETQDVPIDAAYFNEPAGSSSAIKDSTKSSMPSLSSSPPDAHSQHHHSILRVHSPDKLVGDLHLFDNSVVFTAEELSRAPAEIIGRSCHGTSYRATLDNGYMLTVKWLKEGFAKSKKEFSREIKKLGSVQHPNLVPLRGYYWGPKEHERIMISDYVDATSLSTYLSEFDERNLPPLSVGQRLNIAIVIARCLDYLHNERVIPHGNIKSSNVLIQNSTPSALVTDYSLHRLMTPIGMAEQVLNAGALGYSPPEFSSTSKPCPSLKSDVYAFGVILLELLTGKIAGEIICMNDGVVDLTDWVRMLALEERVSECYDRHITDVESSEGTPNALDGMLRIAIRCIRSASERPEIRTVFEDLLSLSS